The segment GATCGAGAACATCGCTGTTGCCATGCCATTGTGGTCCCCCTTGCTCGCCCAGACAAAGCTTACGATCGCCGAACTTTTGGACTACCCCGTGTTTCGCTGGCCGGCAGAAAGCTGCTCACTACTGGATCAGCGGCTGTCATCCCTCCCGTCTTTAAGCCGGCAGAGCGTCCAGCATGTGACCTCGTTCGACATGTTGGCGCTATGGGTCGGCGCTGGCTATGGTGTCGGGATCACCGCGCAATCGCGCATCGAGCGCGCTGATGCATGGGGGATCACCGCCCGGCCGCTGGCCGAGGGGCCCTACGAGGTCGTGACTCATCTGCAGCGCCTCAAAGGACGAACTAACGCGGTTTCTGAGCGGTTCGAGCGCAGAGCGATGCAGGTAGCCAAGGATAGTGCAGTCCAATCGAATACCCGATAGCGCGCCCGCGCTGAGCGTTCCCTGATGTGCAGACGCCAGGCGTCCGGCGATCTGCTGGACATGCATGATCGTCTGCTCGATTTCTCGACGGCGCATACCGGCGCCGTGTCCTTCGCTCCCGCACAGCGTGCTGAGCGAACTCATGCAGGCGGTGCAGATGTAGCGCGGGGGCCGTAAGGCCCCCGCGAGGGCTGTAACCCTATGCGCCGTCCAAGGCGACAGCGCTCTCCATCAGCCGGCGAACACTCTGGCGCACCTCTTCGGAGATAGGCCGCGGCGGTACGACCTCGGGAGCATTCGCATGTGGCTCGCTGCCTGCGATGATCTGTACCACCATGCCCAGATTGCTTGGCGTCACGATGTCGATGGCCGCGCGGTCACCCAGGTCGGGATGTGGCTGGGTCAGCATGCGGTAAAGCTCCCATGAATCCGCCTGGGGGTACTGGCGCATGAGCACCTGGGCCAGCTTGTGTTTGAGCGGCACCAGTTGCCAATCGGGAACTCGCTGCCCCCGGTTGCCCAGGCTGATGGAGAGCAGCTTGCCCGCCTTCAACTCGCGGTTGATCTGGTCCTTGGACTTTCCAGCCAACTTGCCGAACAGGGGCACCGGCAGACTGCTCGGCGATTCGTAGATGGCCAGCATTTCCTCGCGCTCGCGCTGGATGGCCGACACCTCGGGTTCTGGCGCATGAGTCGGGGATGGCGGCACCTGCGACAACCGTTGGAAGGTGATGCCCCCTTCGTTCGGCGTCACGACGATGGGGGTGGCCACCACCGGCGGAACGGGAGGCGCAGAGGAAGCTGCAACGATGGCGTCGGGCTTGTCCTCCTCCGCCATGGCCGGTACGCCCTCGATGTGGATAGTGAGGTGCGCGCTGGCCGCTTCGACTTGGCCCTGTTCGAGCAAGTCGAGGCGGTCGGCCCAGTCCTGCATCATCCGGCGGCGCGGTTCCACGTACTTGGCGTGGTTGTAGGCCGAACTCACCTTGTTTGGGTCGGAATGCGAAAGCTGCGCGTCCACCCAAATCTTGGGATAGCCGATCTCGTTGAGTGCCGTCGAGATGGTTCCACGAATACCGTGGCCGGTCAGTTTGTCCTCGTAGCCCATCCGCTTCAAGGCGGCGTTGAGCGTGTTCTCGCTGATGCGCTTCTTGAGTTCGCTGCGGTGCGTCAGCAGGTGGCGCTGGGCGGGCCGCATCACCCCCAGGAGGTAGCGCACGATCTCGATGGCCTGAAGGGACAGCGGCACGATGTAGGGCGGTACGTCCTGCGGCCGCTTCCCCGCTTTGCGCATCTCGTCCTGAAGCTGCTTGACGATCTGCGGGGGGATGATCCAAAGCCCACGGTCGAGGTCGAACTGATCCGGGGTCGCCAGCCGCAGTTCGCCGGTGCGCACGCCGGTCAAGAACAGCAGGCGGATACCGAGCTGGGTTTGCCAGCCGCGCGGGTTGTAGAGCCTGAGCTTCTGGAGGAACTCGGGAAGCTCGGGCAGGTGCAGGTAGGGGTTATGGGTCACCGCGGGCTTGGTGTGCATAAGCAGCTTTCGTGATGCCGAAAGCGTGGGGATTTGAGCAAGAACGGTGATGGACGCTGGAGGGGTTCCCTCAGGGAGCGTGCATGCACGCGCCTGAGGGAAGATGTCGCCTTTATTGTGTCGAGCAATGAAGGAGACCTCAGCAGTGTGCCATGCCTTGCTACAAACGCCAGCGTTTTTTGCCCTGTTGCGCCGGATCGACGAAGACTTGATGAAGGTGGCGCGAGACAGGGGCTGCTGCCATTGCGGCTCTGTGCTGCACAGTGCCAACTATCCGCGTAAGCCGCGCGGATGCCCACCGGCAGCACACCCGGACTGCAATACGCGCCTGAGCCTGTGCTGTGCCGGATGCCGCAAACGCATGACGCCCGATTCGGTGCGCTTTCTCGGCCGGCGTGTCTGGCTGGCCATTGTCCTGGTACTGCGATCGAGCCGTGCCACTGGCGCCTGCCTGGACGGCCTGCCGGCGATCAGTTGGGCCACGCTCAAGCGCTGGCGTCAGTGGTGGACCGAGACCTTCCCCAAGACCCCCGTCGGTCGGTGGCTGCGTGGCCTCATCCCGCCAACGCCCGAGCCGTTCATCTATCCCGACTGCCTGCTGCAATCGGTCGAGCACGACAGCGAAGACGAGCGTCTGGCCGCGGTGTTGCTTCTGCTGCTGGGCCCGGCCTGACCACGCTGGCTGAGGGATGCGCCAGATAGGGGAATCTCCCGCAGAACATGTCGATGGCGGGTCACCCGCACTGCCCGTAGCCTGCTCCCGTTATCCCCCCAACGGAGAGTCATGTCACTATCGATTGATCATCGCAACCGATGGGCGCGCTTGCGCTTCTCGGTCATTGGCCCTTTGCTGGCTTCGCCGCCTGCCAAAGGAGAATTGCAGCAAGCGTTCCAGGCACTGGCCGCCAAGGTCTGGCGGCACCCCATCACCGGCGCCGACGTTCAGTTCGGCGCGTCTTCCATCGAACGCTGGTATTACCGGGCCCGTCACGTCCAGGATCCGGTCGATCAACTCAAGAACCGACTGCGCGACGATTGCGGCCACTTCGTCAGTCTGAGCCCAGCCATCATCGAAGCGCTGGTCGAGCAGTACCGTCAGCACCCCGGCTGGACCATGCAGTTGCATTACGACAACCTGCGCGTCGCGACCAAGGATGGCCCGGACACGCTGCCGTCCTACACCACGGTGTGCCGGTATCTGAAGGCGCAGGGTCTGGTGCGCAAGCCAACCCCGCGCTCGAGCACGGATGGGGCCATCGCTGCTGCGGCTCGCCGCGAGGCACGCGAGGTGCGTAGCTACGAGGTCGACCACGTGGCCGCGCTCTGGCACCTGGACTTCCACCATGGTTCGCGCAAGGTGCTCACCCCCGATGGGCAGTGGCACAAGCCGCTGCTGCTCTGCATTATGGACGACCATTCGCGGCTGGTCTGCCACCTGCAGTGGTTCCTCGACGAGACCACTGCCTCGCTGGTGCACGGCGTCTCGCAGGCGATCATGAAGCGAGGGCTGCCGCGGGCCATCATGACCGATAACGGCGCAGCCATGATGGCCGACGAGTTCGTCGAGGGGCTGGCCAGTCTGGGCATCCTGCACCAGACTACCTTGCCCTACAGCCCATACCAGAATGCCAAGCAGGAACGCTTCTGGGGACAGCTCGAGTCCCGGCTGATGGCCATGCTCGAAGGTGAGTCGCACCTCACCCTGGAGCAATTGAACCTCGCCACGCAGGCCTGGGTCGAGCAGGAATACCACCACAAGGAACACGCCGAACTCGAGGCGACGCCTCTGCAGCGCTACCTGTCCTGTGCCGACGTCTCGCGCCCCAGTCCCGAGGCGCTGGCCTTGCGCCGGGCCTTCCGTATCCGCCAGCATCGCCGCCAGCGCAGAACCGACGGCACCTTCACGTTGGACGGCGTGCGCTTCGAGATCCCCGGCGCTTACCGCCACCTCGAGCAAGTCTGCCTGAGCTACGCGCGCTGGGATCTCTCCCAAGTCGACCTGATCGATGCGCGCATCGGCGCGATCCTGGCCGCCGTGTTCCCGCTGGACAAGTCTGCCAATGCCGACGCACGGCGCGCGCATCTCACGGCCAAGGGTGCCTCGCCTGCTAACGAGGAACCCGCGCAGGCTGGCACTGCGCCGCTGCTGCGTCAGTTGCTCGCCGAACACGCCGCCACCGGCCTGCCGCCGGCCTATCTCCCACCCGCACCCACCAAGCTATGAATCAACCCAACCTGCTGGCCTTGTACGGTCTGAAGTTCAACCCCTTCGCCCAGGACATCCCCGTCGAGGCCGTGTTCGTGCCACCCAAGCTCGATCACTTCTGCTGGCGCATTGAGAACGGTATGGCCCGCGAAGGCGGCTTCGCCATGGTGCATGGCGACCCCGGTTGCGGCAAGAGCGTCACGCTGCGCCTGCTCCATCAGCGCCTCATGCGCGTCCCCGATCTGATGGTCGGCTCGATCGCTCACCCACAGAGCAATCTGGCGGACTTCTATCGCGAGCTCAGCGACATCTTTACCGTACCGCTCAAGCCCCACAATCGCTGGGGCGGCTTCAAGGCGCTGCGCGAGCGCTGGCTCACCCACATGGAGGCCAGCCGCCGCCGCTGCGTGCTGCTCATCGATGAAGCCCAGGAGATGGCGGTGCCAGCCCTCTCGGAACTGCGCCTGCTCGCACAGGCACGCTTCGACTCGCAATTGCTGCTGTGCGTGGTGCTTGCCGGCGACGCTCGCCTGCCGGAGAAGTTCAGCCGCGAGGACCTGATCCCGCTGGGCAGCCGCATCCGCTGCCGTCTGGCGCTGGAGAGTGCGAGCATCGACGAGCTGCAGGCCTGCCTGGACCACTTGCTGGCCGCCGCCGGCAACGCCACCCTGATGACCATGCCATTGCGCCAGACCCTGTGTGAGCACGCCGCCGGCAATTACCGCATCCTGATGAACCTGGCGGGCGAGCTTCTGGCCCAGGCCGCGCAGCGGGAGCTACCGCAGATCGACGAGAAGCTCTATCTGGAAACCTACAGCGCAACCCTGAACCGCCGCGCCAGGCGGTGAGTGGCGCCGTTGGCCATCGCCGCCACGTCCATCAACACAACGACGACATCACCATGACCTTCCACCAGCCATCCGGCATCGCCCAGGGGCTGCCCCTGCTCATTGATGCCAACTGGACGCCCGCGCAGGCCTGGGCTGTGATCGAATTGCTCGACGATCTGCGCGACCGTCTGCATGCTCACTATCAATTGGCCTTGGCCCAGTGGCTGGCCGAAGATCGGCAGGAGCATCCTGATGGCCTTGGCGATCTCGCAGATAACGACTTCTGATCCAGTAACAAGGGGCCCGCCGGGCCCCTTGTTACATCAGTGCCGCTGCTCCGCATCCGGTCCACCGCGATAGATCGCCACGTCCATCAGCGTTGCCCGACGGCACGCAACATTGGTGATGGACGGTGCCGCAGCCGACCATCAATTACCGTGCTCGCGCATCCATCGAATCTCGTGCTCACGCACACTTGGGCTCGGCCACTACGTCCAGGTCCGTGGCCGGATTGGCCTCCATGCCCTCGACGATGACGAGCGCATAGCGGAATAGCTGCCCCAGCCAGGTCCGGACCTTTTCGGCAGTGGTGAAGGCCTCGCGCTTCTCGATCCGCGCCAGGACGCCCAGGAGTTGCGGCCTGCGAATGTCATAGATCGACATCTGCTTGAGGCTGGGCAGCACGTCTTTCTCGAAGATCCGCTTGATCTGCGACAGTGTGCTGTTCCGGCCTTCCTTGAGTTCCTTGGCGCGGTGCTCGACCCAAGCATCGAAGACTGCCTTGAATGTGTAGTCCGAGGCCAGCTTGACCGCATGCCGTTTCTGCTTGCGGTCGGTGTGGGGGTTGATGCCTTGGGCCAGGAGCGCCCTGGCTTCGTCGCGCAAGGTGCGGGCTTCGCGCAGGCCGATCTCGGGATAGTTGCCCAGGGATATGCGTTTTTGCTTGCCGAGCCAGTAGTAGCGCAGGTGCCACGATTTGCCGCCGGTGGGGGCGACCACCAGGCCGAGGCCATCGGTATCGGGGATGCTGTAGGTTTTCTTGGCGGCCTTGGCTTGCCGCACGGTCAGATCAGAGAGTGCCATCATCAAACTCC is part of the Cupriavidus metallidurans CH34 genome and harbors:
- a CDS encoding IS481 family transposase is translated as MSLSIDHRNRWARLRFSVIGPLLASPPAKGELQQAFQALAAKVWRHPITGADVQFGASSIERWYYRARHVQDPVDQLKNRLRDDCGHFVSLSPAIIEALVEQYRQHPGWTMQLHYDNLRVATKDGPDTLPSYTTVCRYLKAQGLVRKPTPRSSTDGAIAAAARREAREVRSYEVDHVAALWHLDFHHGSRKVLTPDGQWHKPLLLCIMDDHSRLVCHLQWFLDETTASLVHGVSQAIMKRGLPRAIMTDNGAAMMADEFVEGLASLGILHQTTLPYSPYQNAKQERFWGQLESRLMAMLEGESHLTLEQLNLATQAWVEQEYHHKEHAELEATPLQRYLSCADVSRPSPEALALRRAFRIRQHRRQRRTDGTFTLDGVRFEIPGAYRHLEQVCLSYARWDLSQVDLIDARIGAILAAVFPLDKSANADARRAHLTAKGASPANEEPAQAGTAPLLRQLLAEHAATGLPPAYLPPAPTKL
- a CDS encoding ExeA family protein, encoding MNQPNLLALYGLKFNPFAQDIPVEAVFVPPKLDHFCWRIENGMAREGGFAMVHGDPGCGKSVTLRLLHQRLMRVPDLMVGSIAHPQSNLADFYRELSDIFTVPLKPHNRWGGFKALRERWLTHMEASRRRCVLLIDEAQEMAVPALSELRLLAQARFDSQLLLCVVLAGDARLPEKFSREDLIPLGSRIRCRLALESASIDELQACLDHLLAAAGNATLMTMPLRQTLCEHAAGNYRILMNLAGELLAQAAQRELPQIDEKLYLETYSATLNRRARR
- a CDS encoding transposase, whose amino-acid sequence is MKETSAVCHALLQTPAFFALLRRIDEDLMKVARDRGCCHCGSVLHSANYPRKPRGCPPAAHPDCNTRLSLCCAGCRKRMTPDSVRFLGRRVWLAIVLVLRSSRATGACLDGLPAISWATLKRWRQWWTETFPKTPVGRWLRGLIPPTPEPFIYPDCLLQSVEHDSEDERLAAVLLLLLGPA
- a CDS encoding substrate-binding domain-containing protein, encoding MHDATSQFPHLRLAIAPGVPSSCFSSLLALQRAEEPEITIAFFETSSDDLVTGIDEGRYDAGMSLRAVSAPSLKSQPLWIENIAVAMPLWSPLLAQTKLTIAELLDYPVFRWPAESCSLLDQRLSSLPSLSRQSVQHVTSFDMLALWVGAGYGVGITAQSRIERADAWGITARPLAEGPYEVVTHLQRLKGRTNAVSERFERRAMQVAKDSAVQSNTR